One genomic window of Myxocyprinus asiaticus isolate MX2 ecotype Aquarium Trade chromosome 5, UBuf_Myxa_2, whole genome shotgun sequence includes the following:
- the LOC127440330 gene encoding condensin complex subunit 1-like: MSWDFIVPVCLDDLVKSGAVNQYVVQDVLSAKHLPSHLNSMKAALRSQGPLCILEHFDTVYSVLKHCRTVDVAVKEDTLELLIQVVRGLSVSLPTLLLSGSLSSVDRKQQLNAVKMSVFLLCKLTETLESDSYRENIVTVPSKGRKKDKVAGKGLLQWDSDRETVLQCLTQLLQLDIRTLWSLSLVEEEFVSCVTCCCYKLLENPTISHMKSKSTREAIIHVLGIMVKKYNHMLGACVKVIQLLQHFEQLASVCAQAVAAWSTEYGVKAIVGEIMREIGQKSSEELVREGSGVKAFSSFLSELGTLVPETMIPNISVLLTHLEGESPSLRVAVCEILGEVLVRVLTGDKLDELARADRDRFLDTLQEHIHDAHSHVRARVLQVYTRIVNSKALPLCRYTEVMELTVGRLGDKSVHVCKSAIQLLAAFIAHNPYSCKLSSMDLKKPLEKETTKLKEMRDAQREQEPVAVITAADLWDAMMPEVELTVIAQLEPSSEEEGDKEEDVEPEGEEGRSDRDTAVHIAQLLRENKYRQAVSLCVRAHSLFPESPFFSALADLNTETLINALATLFKGPEEETSKAGASDAPPTPQKEGEGGGNEGRESELKKQEMLVQYLKDTESFALQVERAIAVINNMLYWKITTVVQEAVQFCVTAFEFSVADSVCGVRKMLPLVWSTDVAVKDAVIQAYRRLYLNPHGDNTRAKAQTLVDSLSELMVDSSLGTIQCLEEIVQEFFSNESALQSSVVQVLWERFSGKRNTSALHRRAAVLLLGMAARAEREVVLSNLDTLCSVALEEKVAEDYLLARDTLVTIANITDHVRQSKGVPFRLPMDHHLFSCLSQAVADGVVQSDPHWQPFMEQAVRLIYFLAESPDQLCSRLLQRSARLLLEQITDGGEPNQSQLYEGGSQGSEEQVNCVSLAQVLSLCGAVAFWQVSHLERSVSAELRRRRGEKEKEEEKEKAPASKAKDANDSCVEEELGLVGASAEDTEAEFIRKICETELLAEGNMLSAFLPLLVKVCSSPGRYSHPQLTTAACLALSQYMMISPAVCKDHIRLMFTVLEKSPLPIVRANTIIALGDLTVRFPNILEPWTPNLYARLSDVNASVRLTAITVLTQLVLKDVMKVKGQVSEVAVLLLDSEPHIVSLALNFFNELSAKDNAIYNLLPDIISRLSDPERGIKEQDFNTIMKQLFSYITKERQTESLVEKLCQRFRTAKTERQWADLAVSLSLLSVCERGFKKLQECWDCYSDKLTEHGVYQPLLSIMAKLRRRAKPQFKAQVEDFEKRLTAVHTKGLENVESEGREQQMGDTQNQNMRTPQPHKSTRKTTRGRGKPKLDDSELVTPKTTRSRPKPVITFTSDEEDEQEDDAVMAESETPKVTTPIARTRRTHLRH; this comes from the exons ATGTCGTGGGATTTTATCGTACCGGTTTGTTTGGATGATCTTGTAAAGTCTGGAGCAGTGAACCAGTATGTGGTGCAGGATGTGCTGTCTGCTAAACACCTCCCCTCTCACCTCAACA GTATGAAAGCAGCATTGAGAAGCCAGGGGCCACTATGCATCCTTGAACATTTTGACACAGTGTACAGTGTACTGAA ACATTGTCGCACAGTGGATGTGGCGGTGAAAGAAGACACACTTGAGTTGCTGATACAAG TGGTCAGGGGACTGTCCGTCTCTCTACCTACCCTCCTCCTGTCTGGGTCCCTGTCATCTGTAGACCGTAAACAACAGCTCAACGCTGTCAAGATGAGCGTTTTTCTCCTTTGCAAGCTCACAGAGACACTTGAAAGTGATTCCTATAGGGAGAATATTGTCACTGTGCCCAGCAAG GGTCGTAAGAAGGATAAAGTGGCTGGGAAAGGTCTTCTGCAGTGGGACAGTGACAGAGAGACAGTTCTTCAGTGTTTGACTCAGCTGCTGCAGCTGGACATTCGCACACTGTGGAGTCTGTCTTTAGTTGAGGAGGAGTTTGTCAG TTGTGTGACATGCTGCTGCTATAAACTCTTGGAAAACCCCACCATAAGCCACATGAAGAGCAAATCCACCAGAGAGGCCATCATCCATGTGCTAGGAATCATGGTAAAGAAATACAACCACATGTTGG GAGCATGTGTGAAGGTGATTCAGCTCTTGCAGCACTTTGAGCAGCTGGCGTCGGTGTGTGCCCAAGCTGTGGCTGCCTGGAGCACAGAATACGGGGTCAAGGCCATCGTTGGAGAGATCATGAG AGAGATTGGTCAGAAGTCGAGTGAGGAGCTAGTCAGAGAAGGTTCAGGTGTAAAGGCTTTCTCCAGCTTTCTGTCTGAACTCGGAACTTTGGTACCTGAGACCATGATCCCCAACATCAGTGTTCTTCTGACACACCTGGAAGGAGAG AGTCCGAGTCTGCGTGTGGCCGTGTGTGAGATTCTTGGTGAGGTTCTGGTGCGGGTTTTGACTGGTGATAAACTGGATGAGTTGGCTCGCGCGGACCGAGATCGTTTCCTGGACACGCTGCAGGAGCATATTCATGATGCACATTCACACGTCAGAGCCCGTGTGCTGCAGGTCTACACGCGTATCGTCAACAGCAAG GCCTTACCATTGTGCAGGTACACTGAGGTTATGGAGCTAACCGTTGGTCGTCTTGGTGATAAATCTGTTCATGTGTGCAAGAGTGCCATCCAGCTGCTGGCTGCCTTCATTGCTCATAACCCATACAGCTGCAAG ctgAGTAGCATGGACCTGAAGAAGCCTCTGGAAAAAGAGACAACCAAACTAAAAGAGATGAGAGATGCACAGAGAGAGCAAGAGCCTG TTGCAGTGATCACAGCAGCTGATCTTTGGGATGCGATGATGCCTGAGGTGGAGCTGACAGTGATTGCACAGCTGGAGCCCAGCAGTGAGGAAGAGGGTGATAAAGAAGAGGATGTAGAGCCAGAGGGAGAGGAAGGGAGGAGCGACAGAGACACTGCTGTCCATATCGCACAGCTTCTCAGAGAAAACAAGTACAG GCAGGCGGTTAGTCTGTGTGTGCGGGCTCACTCACTGTTCCCAGAGTCTCCATTCTTCTCTGCTCTGGCTGACCTGAACACAGAAACCCTCATTAATGCACTTGCAACCCTTTTCAAAG GCCCAGAGGAGGAGACGTCCAAGGCTGGAGCAAGCGATGCACCACCCACCCCACAAAAAGAGGGTGAGGGAGGAGGAAacgaggggagagagagtgaacTGAAGAAGCAGGAGATGTTGGTTCAGTACTTGAAAGACACAGAGAGCTTTGCTCTACAAGTGGAAAGAGCCATTGCAGTAATTAACAACATGCTGTACTGGAAAATAACTACAG TGGTGCAGGAGGCTGTGCAGTTCTGTGTCACAGCATTTGAGTTTAGTGTGGCTGACTCTGTGTGTGGGGTCAGGAAGATGCTGCCTCTGGTCTGGTCCACTGACGTCGCTGTCAAAGATGCTGTGATTCAAGCCTACAGACGCCTGTACCTCAATCCTCATGGTGACAACACCAG GGCAAAGGCTCAGACACTAGTGGACAGTCTGTCAGAGCTAATGGTTGATTCTTCTTTAGGAACCATCCAGTGTCTGGAAGAGATT GTGCAGGAGTTCTTCAGCAATGAGAGTGCCCTGCAGTCTTCAGTTGTACAGGTTCTGTGGGAGAGGTTTTCTGGTAAACGAAACACTTCAGCACTTCACAGGAGAGCTGCAGTGCTTCTGCTGGGAATGGCAGCACG tgCTGAGAGGGAGGTGGTTCTCAGTAATTTGGACACACTCTGCTCTGTCGCTCTGGAAGAGAAGGTTGCAGAAGATTATCTCCTGGCTCGGGACACGCTTGTCACCATCGCTAATATAACAGACCATGTGAGG CAATCAAAGGGCGTCCCCTTCAGACTTCCTATGGACCATCATCTCTTCAGCTGTCTCTCACAGGCTGTTGCTGATG GAGTGGTCCAGTCTGACCCCCATTGGCAGCCCTTCATGGAACAGGCTGTCCGTCTCATCTACTTCCTGGCAGAGTCACCTGACCAGCTGTGTTCCCGCCTCCTCCAGCGGTCTGCTCGTCTCCTATTGGAGCAAATCACAGACGGTGGAGAGCCCAACCAATCACAACTGTATGAGGGTGGGTCTCAGGGCTCTGAAGAGCAAG TGAATTGTGTGAGTCTGGCCCAGGTGTTGTCACTATGCGGCGCAGTGGCTTTCTGGCAGGTATCTCACCTTGAGAGAAGCGTCAGTGCTGAGCTGCGGAGGAGGAGAGGAGAAAAGGaaaaggaggaggagaaagagaaGGCACCTGCCAGCAAAGCAAAG GATGCCAATGACAGTTGTGTGGAGGAGGAGCTTGGGCTGGTGGGCGCTTCTGCTGAGGACACAGAGGCGGAGTTTATCCGGAAGATCTGTGAGACCGAGTTACTAGCTG AAGGGAACATGTTGAGTGCATTTCTGCCCCTACTGGTGAAAGTTTGCAGCTCTCCAGGCAGATATTCCCACCCTCAGCTCACCACTGCTGCCTGCCTGGCTCTGTCTCAGTACATGATgatcag TCCTGCTGTTTGTAAAGATCACATCCGTCTTATGTTCACTGTGCTGGAGAAATCCCCACTTCCTATCGTCAGGGCCAACACCATTATTGCTCTTGGTGACCTAACGGTGCGCTTCCCGAACATCCTGGAACCCTGGACACCCAACCTTTATGCAAG GCTAAGTGACGTGAATGCATCTGTGCGTCTGACCGCCATCACTGTTCTGACGCAGTTGGTGTTGAAGGATGTGATGAAGGTCAAAGGTCAGGTCAGTGAGGTCGCAGTGCTCCTGCTGGACTCCGAGCCACATATCGTCAGCCTCGCTCTCAACTTCTTCAATGAGCTTTCTGCAAAG GACAATGCCATCTATAACCTTCTGCCAGACATCATCAGTCGATTATCTGATcctgagcgagggataaaggagCAAGATTTTAACACCATAATGAA GCAACTTTTCTCTTACATCACtaaggagagacagacagaaagtttaGTGGAGAAGCTCTGCCAGAGATTCAGAACTGCAAA GACGGAGCGTCAGTGGGCAGATCTGgctgtgtctctgtctctcttatCTGTGTGTGAGCGAGGTTTTAAGAAGCTGCAGGAGTGCTGGGACTGTTACAGTGATAAACTCACTGAGCATGGAGTCTATCAACCCCTCCTCTCCATCATGGCCAAACTCCGCCGAAGAGCCAAACCACAGTTTAAG gcacAGGTTGAAGACTTTGAGAAGCGATTGACGGCCGTTCACACTAAAGGGCTGGAGAATGTGGAGAGTGAGGGGAGAGAACAGCAGATGGGAGACACACAAAACCAAAACATGCGCACACCACAGCCACACAAGAGCACTCGAAAAACCACACGAG GCCGTGGTAAGCCCAAGTTAGATGACAGTGAACTTGTGACCCCAAAAACTACTCGCTCACGTCCCAAGCCTGTCATCACCTTCACCAGTGATGAGGAAGATGAGCAAGAAGATG ATGCTGTTATGGCTGAGAGTGAGACGCCTAAAGTGACCACACCCATTGCCCGCACGCGACGCACTCATCTCAGGCACTGA